The Providencia sp. PROV188 genome includes a region encoding these proteins:
- a CDS encoding 4Fe-4S binding protein, with protein MAKKPSVRYPRRPGTIGGKLPWNDWRNASTWRKVVQITLLAINIYIGITFYYWVRYYETGGATLYLPRPGGIEGWLPIAGLMNLKYTIETGGLPPIHAAAMFLLASFIIISLLLKKSFCSWLCPIGTISEYIGKIGQKLFRFQIKVPKWLDIPLRGLKYLLLAFFLYISLSMPAQMIQYFMMSPYGIIIDVKMLDFFRYISSASLITVSVLVVASLFIRNAWCRYLCPYGALLGIFSLFSPVKIRRNVESCIDCGKCAKNCPSRIPVDQLINVRTVECTGCMTCVESCPVASTLAFSLQTPTKKHQIPLSGMVMAILTLGILFVTIAVAAYLGVWDSPVPDNYWFHIIPNARGIGH; from the coding sequence ATGGCAAAGAAACCCTCAGTACGATACCCTCGCCGTCCTGGTACCATTGGCGGAAAACTCCCTTGGAATGATTGGCGCAACGCCTCGACATGGCGGAAAGTCGTGCAAATCACGCTTTTGGCGATCAACATTTATATAGGCATTACCTTCTATTACTGGGTGCGCTATTACGAAACGGGCGGTGCGACGTTGTATCTTCCTCGTCCGGGAGGCATCGAAGGCTGGCTGCCTATTGCGGGGTTAATGAACTTAAAATACACCATTGAAACAGGGGGATTACCTCCCATACATGCCGCAGCAATGTTTCTCTTGGCTTCCTTTATTATCATCAGTTTATTACTGAAAAAATCCTTTTGCTCATGGCTGTGCCCGATAGGCACAATATCGGAATATATCGGGAAAATAGGTCAGAAACTGTTTCGTTTTCAAATCAAAGTACCTAAATGGCTCGATATCCCCTTAAGAGGATTAAAATACCTACTCTTAGCTTTCTTCCTCTATATCTCGCTCTCCATGCCTGCGCAAATGATCCAATACTTTATGATGTCGCCTTATGGGATCATCATCGATGTGAAAATGCTGGATTTCTTTCGTTATATTAGTAGCGCCTCACTCATCACAGTTTCTGTTCTTGTCGTCGCTAGCCTGTTTATTCGTAATGCATGGTGTCGTTATCTTTGCCCTTATGGTGCATTACTAGGGATATTTTCGCTATTCTCGCCGGTTAAAATTCGCCGAAACGTAGAAAGCTGCATTGATTGCGGAAAATGTGCCAAAAATTGCCCATCACGCATTCCTGTTGACCAATTAATCAACGTCAGAACGGTAGAATGTACGGGGTGCATGACGTGCGTTGAATCTTGCCCAGTGGCATCAACATTGGCTTTCTCATTACAAACGCCGACTAAAAAACACCAAATCCCTTTATCGGGAATGGTGATGGCCATTTTGACCCTAGGTATTTTATTCGTCACTATTGCGGTTGCGGCTTACCTCGGCGTTTGGGATAGCCCGGTTCCTGATAACTATTGGTTTCATATCATACCGAATGCCAGAGGAATAGGTCATTGA
- a CDS encoding amidohydrolase/deacetylase family metallohydrolase, which yields MYSLIIKQGKRIDGSIIDILIKDGKIQAAGPELSHNQQAEKIIDLEGKLYVSAGWIDSHAHCFTESPIYFDEPDLAGAAGGVTSLVDAGSVGADDIDRFYRLTTQSKTNVFSLLNISRIGIIAQNELSNMDNIDDASFQAALERHPGFVVGMKARMSKSVVGENGIAPLVKAKEMQKKHHLPLMVHIGNNPPNIDEVADLLTRGDIITHCFNGKPNKILGDDGYLKPSIARALARGVILDVGHGGESFSFKVAEQAMRIGTYPDIISSDIYHRNRVNGPVYSLAFVMTKFLCMGFSAEQILRCVTEKAADLLSLPAKGYLKPGFDADITLFDLKEEATELTDADGEHRIGTHRFVPVAAIVGGKHIIPAQGESEHAINL from the coding sequence ATGTATTCTCTAATCATCAAACAAGGAAAGCGTATCGATGGCTCAATTATCGATATCCTAATCAAAGACGGAAAAATTCAAGCTGCGGGACCTGAGCTTTCCCACAATCAGCAAGCTGAAAAAATCATTGATCTTGAAGGAAAGCTGTATGTCAGCGCTGGATGGATTGATTCTCACGCCCACTGTTTTACCGAATCGCCAATTTACTTCGATGAGCCTGATCTCGCTGGTGCTGCTGGTGGTGTCACTTCACTGGTTGATGCGGGCAGTGTAGGTGCTGATGATATTGACAGGTTTTATCGGCTCACCACTCAGTCCAAAACCAATGTCTTCTCTCTGCTGAATATTTCACGCATTGGCATTATTGCTCAGAATGAGCTGTCCAACATGGATAATATCGACGATGCGAGTTTCCAAGCTGCACTTGAGCGCCACCCCGGCTTTGTGGTGGGCATGAAAGCGCGCATGAGCAAAAGTGTGGTGGGCGAGAATGGTATTGCGCCTTTGGTTAAAGCCAAAGAAATGCAGAAAAAACACCATCTTCCATTAATGGTGCACATTGGAAATAATCCGCCCAATATTGATGAAGTCGCCGACTTACTCACCCGTGGGGACATCATTACCCACTGTTTTAATGGCAAACCAAATAAAATTTTAGGGGATGATGGATACCTAAAACCATCTATTGCCCGCGCCCTCGCCCGTGGCGTGATCCTCGATGTGGGTCACGGCGGTGAAAGCTTTAGCTTCAAAGTCGCAGAGCAAGCCATGCGAATTGGCACCTATCCAGACATTATCAGCTCAGATATCTATCACCGTAACCGAGTGAATGGTCCCGTCTATAGCCTTGCATTCGTGATGACGAAATTCCTGTGTATGGGCTTTAGCGCCGAACAAATTTTACGCTGTGTCACTGAGAAAGCCGCGGATTTACTGTCTCTTCCTGCTAAAGGTTATTTAAAACCGGGCTTTGATGCAGACATCACCCTATTTGACCTCAAAGAAGAGGCAACCGAGCTGACGGATGCCGACGGCGAGCATCGCATCGGTACCCATCGTTTTGTTCCTGTTGCTGCCATCGTTGGTGGAAAGCACATTATTCCTGCACAAGGCGAATCTGAACATGCAATCAATCTATGA
- the rsmI gene encoding 16S rRNA (cytidine(1402)-2'-O)-methyltransferase, whose translation MNQPNQAVVMASTLYIVPTPIGNMGDITQRALDVLKHVDLIAAEDTRHSGILLQNFAINARMFALHDHNEQQKADQLISKLQQGDSIALVSDAGTPLINDPGYHLVNRCREAGIRVVPLPGACAAITALSAAGLPSDRFCYEGFLPAKTKGRKDVLQSLEQETRTLIFYESTHRLLDSLADMVAVWGPERRVVLARELTKTWESIEGRTVGELLEWVKEDENRHRGEMVLIVEGYKPQTDESAITPDVIRTLGLLQKELPPKKAAAITAEIYGLKKNQLYKLMLDQQDGE comes from the coding sequence ATGAATCAACCTAATCAAGCAGTGGTTATGGCATCTACGCTGTACATCGTGCCAACCCCAATTGGTAACATGGGAGATATCACGCAACGCGCGTTAGATGTGCTTAAACATGTTGACCTAATTGCTGCGGAAGACACAAGGCACTCAGGCATTCTCTTACAGAATTTTGCCATCAATGCGCGCATGTTTGCGCTACATGATCATAACGAGCAGCAAAAAGCAGATCAATTAATTAGCAAGCTTCAACAAGGGGATAGTATCGCATTAGTCTCGGATGCAGGTACACCTTTAATTAATGATCCTGGCTATCACTTAGTCAATCGCTGCCGTGAGGCTGGCATTCGCGTTGTCCCATTACCGGGCGCTTGTGCAGCCATCACTGCCTTGTCAGCGGCGGGTTTACCTTCAGACCGTTTCTGTTATGAAGGGTTTTTACCCGCGAAAACCAAGGGACGCAAAGATGTTTTGCAATCCTTAGAGCAAGAGACTCGAACACTGATTTTCTATGAATCTACTCATCGCTTGTTAGACAGTTTAGCAGACATGGTAGCAGTGTGGGGACCTGAGCGTCGTGTGGTTTTAGCCCGTGAATTGACCAAAACCTGGGAATCGATTGAAGGGCGCACAGTTGGTGAATTACTCGAATGGGTAAAAGAAGACGAAAATCGTCATCGCGGTGAAATGGTACTCATTGTGGAAGGGTATAAGCCACAAACGGATGAATCGGCGATTACGCCAGATGTTATTCGTACGTTGGGTTTACTGCAAAAAGAATTACCACCGAAAAAAGCGGCTGCGATCACCGCAGAAATTTATGGTCTGAAGAAAAATCAGTTATACAAATTGATGCTAGACCAACAAGACGGCGAGTGA
- a CDS encoding DUF4310 family protein, with amino-acid sequence MTTEINKQDFWYAEWSFPIFVGLLSAGIFAGTHMYVVYGFGAFNEVAFVAMLRAGLDTGVYGAVAAFGASFLFARIIEGSLVGILDIGGALQTGIGLGVPALFLAAGWDILVTNFWISLITGLFLGVLIGLIIVFARKFTIAQANSTFGADVMMGAGNTSGRFLGPLIILAAMAASIPIGIGALIGSLIFYVWQKPVAGGAILGAMLFGYFFPLAA; translated from the coding sequence ATGACAACTGAAATCAATAAACAAGACTTTTGGTACGCAGAATGGTCTTTCCCTATCTTTGTTGGGCTGCTATCAGCGGGGATCTTCGCGGGTACCCATATGTATGTCGTGTACGGGTTTGGCGCATTTAACGAAGTGGCTTTCGTCGCCATGTTACGTGCAGGGCTAGATACGGGGGTTTACGGTGCGGTCGCCGCCTTCGGTGCAAGCTTCCTGTTTGCGCGGATTATCGAAGGGTCATTAGTGGGGATTTTAGATATCGGTGGCGCACTACAAACCGGTATTGGCTTAGGGGTTCCCGCCCTATTTTTAGCCGCTGGCTGGGATATTTTAGTCACTAACTTCTGGATCTCCCTGATCACAGGTTTATTCCTTGGTGTGCTTATCGGCTTAATTATCGTGTTCGCCCGTAAGTTTACCATTGCACAAGCGAACTCCACATTCGGCGCAGACGTGATGATGGGGGCTGGTAACACATCCGGCCGTTTCTTGGGTCCATTGATTATCCTTGCCGCAATGGCCGCGTCTATTCCGATTGGTATCGGCGCACTGATTGGTTCACTGATTTTCTATGTATGGCAAAAACCCGTCGCTGGGGGCGCTATCTTAGGTGCAATGTTGTTTGGGTATTTCTTCCCACTCGCCGCTTAA
- a CDS encoding DgaE family pyridoxal phosphate-dependent ammonia lyase: MQSIYEKYQLKHVINASGRMTILGVSTPTPEVVERVAYGLNHYFEIKDLVNKTGEYIAQLLNVEAAVVVSCASAGIAQAVAAVIVQDDEDLLLNLHSSSKSVPREIILPKGHNVNFGAPVDTMVTLGGGKVIEAGFANECSAAQLAAKITPQTAAILYIKSHHTVQKSMLTVAEAAKVAHAHQLPLIVDAAAEEDLTAYYQAGGDIVIYSGAKAIEGPTSGLVVGKKQYVEWVKRQSQGIGRAMKVGKEGILGLTLAIEQYLTATKETGAEMVSRMDKFLKDLNTIAGISARIVWDAAGRDIARAEISFDEKAIGKTTYQIMDELKQGNTAIYFREYKANEGKVEADIRSVSTEQLDVISQQIRTLVEGI; encoded by the coding sequence ATGCAATCAATCTATGAAAAATATCAGTTAAAACACGTTATTAATGCCTCCGGTCGTATGACTATTTTAGGCGTTTCGACCCCAACACCTGAAGTCGTCGAGCGCGTAGCGTATGGGCTGAACCATTATTTTGAAATTAAAGACTTAGTGAACAAAACTGGGGAGTACATCGCTCAACTGCTCAATGTTGAAGCTGCGGTTGTGGTTTCCTGCGCCTCTGCGGGTATTGCTCAAGCGGTGGCGGCGGTGATTGTGCAAGATGATGAGGATTTGCTGCTTAATTTGCACTCCTCCAGCAAATCCGTTCCTCGCGAAATTATTTTGCCAAAAGGGCATAACGTGAACTTTGGCGCCCCCGTGGACACCATGGTCACGTTAGGTGGCGGTAAAGTGATTGAAGCGGGTTTTGCGAATGAATGTAGCGCTGCGCAGTTAGCGGCAAAAATCACCCCGCAAACCGCTGCCATTTTATATATCAAATCCCACCATACTGTACAAAAGAGTATGTTAACCGTGGCGGAAGCCGCCAAAGTCGCTCATGCCCATCAGCTTCCCTTGATCGTGGATGCGGCCGCGGAAGAAGATTTAACTGCCTATTACCAAGCGGGTGGCGACATTGTGATTTACAGTGGCGCCAAAGCAATTGAAGGACCAACCAGTGGCTTAGTTGTCGGTAAAAAACAGTATGTTGAATGGGTAAAACGCCAATCTCAAGGTATTGGTCGTGCGATGAAAGTTGGTAAAGAAGGCATTTTAGGCTTAACACTGGCTATCGAGCAGTACCTCACCGCTACCAAAGAAACTGGGGCGGAAATGGTCAGCCGTATGGATAAATTCCTTAAAGATTTAAATACGATAGCCGGTATTTCAGCCCGTATTGTTTGGGATGCCGCTGGGCGTGATATCGCCAGAGCCGAGATCAGTTTCGATGAAAAAGCGATTGGCAAAACCACCTACCAAATCATGGATGAGCTGAAGCAAGGCAATACTGCGATTTATTTTCGTGAGTACAAAGCCAATGAAGGAAAGGTTGAAGCCGATATTCGCAGCGTCAGCACCGAGCAACTTGACGTCATTTCGCAGCAAATTCGTACGTTAGTAGAAGGAATTTAA
- a CDS encoding DUF4312 family protein, translating into MKKSIETTVRVTGQSDTKQKAIADALNSIQKTVLKNSTDIILRIEPKDVEVVSAHSHSRTEKFLFLFLPRKREHFRVVLDVSLDVTLLSVNEIPFTEQ; encoded by the coding sequence ATGAAAAAATCTATCGAAACGACCGTACGGGTGACAGGGCAAAGCGACACAAAGCAAAAAGCGATTGCTGACGCCTTAAATTCGATTCAAAAAACCGTACTTAAGAACAGCACCGACATCATTCTGCGGATAGAACCCAAGGATGTTGAGGTTGTTAGTGCTCACTCTCATTCGCGGACAGAAAAGTTTCTCTTTCTCTTTTTGCCACGCAAACGTGAACATTTCCGAGTTGTTCTCGACGTTTCGCTGGATGTTACCTTACTTTCTGTCAACGAAATTCCATTTACAGAACAATAA
- a CDS encoding transcriptional antiterminator — MNESVVVFKMLEDDLDIHQVTQELLAVITDWLKLEGCYTTDVQQQMLESHLRAMVARAKTGEALPEVDISLFDEISSHSIALAQRVVDTLPGLAPEETYLLSVHFEVARSND; from the coding sequence ATGAATGAATCAGTTGTGGTTTTCAAAATGTTAGAAGACGACCTTGATATCCATCAGGTCACACAAGAACTGCTAGCAGTGATTACTGACTGGCTCAAACTGGAGGGTTGCTACACCACGGATGTACAGCAACAAATGCTGGAATCTCATCTACGTGCCATGGTCGCTCGAGCCAAAACCGGTGAAGCCTTACCGGAAGTGGATATCAGTTTGTTCGATGAAATTTCGAGCCATTCCATTGCATTAGCGCAACGCGTCGTCGATACCTTGCCGGGGCTTGCACCAGAAGAGACTTATTTGCTCTCAGTTCACTTTGAAGTTGCCCGTTCTAATGATTAA
- a CDS encoding BglG family transcription antiterminator, translating to MALFILQRHNQIFSRILNEVVPQDELAKQFSVSTRTIRSDINEINELIKDHSAHIVYERGRGYRLKIENDEIFSAFTKLNDKNNQIPRTSKERIDALLLKLLMLSLPVKLDDIAEEWFVSRSTIQQDMGAVREHLHRYQVQLESIPHQGIRLNGSEWAIRACMTEALWRQFSEQITPDLATFTPESLDNLDLTYIDKVVHNSLNRFDIRISNEGHLYLVFNCAVTILRITRGHELTACVNNEELEEVITQACDEISKGLIYFLGNDLSSAELSFLHDQIIAQRISNQHASTQKHNHHNELSEYILNYINELYNYDLRSDEKLKKDLNTHLSALMTRLQYHISTPNPLLSDIKQYYPFAYDVTLSALTSASKQLLPHPINEDELGYLAVHIGVSLERNYGAGSARQTEVLVVTDAGNSTFRVVESKIMREFPQLKFSRGLTLQEYESLDEVAEDFVITTVRISEKNKPVIKIAPFPTPYQLEQVGRLAMVDQTRPYIIERFFDERFFMVINEKISQETLFKTVCQKLQLEGYVTADFYPSLQERESIVSTLLGEGIALPHSLGLLANKTIVTTILAPQGIEWNKETKENAYVIFLLAISKTDYEEAMAIYDLFVTFVKEKTTRRLVNVKNFNEFQAIAKDSLARIL from the coding sequence GTGGCTTTATTCATTTTGCAGCGACACAATCAAATTTTCTCTCGGATCCTCAATGAGGTTGTCCCTCAAGATGAATTAGCGAAACAGTTTTCCGTTTCCACCCGTACTATTCGTTCAGACATCAATGAAATCAATGAATTAATTAAAGATCATAGTGCTCATATTGTGTATGAGCGCGGGCGTGGATATCGATTAAAAATCGAAAATGATGAAATTTTTTCTGCATTTACTAAGCTTAATGACAAAAATAACCAGATTCCACGCACCAGCAAAGAGCGTATTGATGCCCTATTGCTCAAACTCTTGATGTTATCCCTGCCCGTCAAGCTCGATGATATTGCCGAAGAGTGGTTTGTTAGCCGCAGTACCATTCAGCAAGATATGGGAGCCGTTCGGGAGCATCTTCATCGCTATCAAGTTCAACTGGAGAGCATTCCTCATCAAGGGATCCGCTTAAATGGCAGTGAGTGGGCTATTCGTGCTTGTATGACCGAAGCACTCTGGCGGCAATTTAGTGAGCAAATCACCCCCGATCTCGCCACATTTACCCCGGAAAGTCTGGATAATCTCGATTTAACCTACATCGATAAAGTAGTTCATAACAGCTTGAATCGCTTTGATATTCGTATCAGCAATGAAGGTCATCTTTATCTTGTATTTAACTGCGCCGTCACCATTTTGCGTATTACCCGCGGTCATGAACTCACTGCCTGCGTCAATAACGAAGAGTTAGAAGAAGTCATTACTCAAGCTTGTGATGAAATTTCTAAAGGGTTAATTTACTTCCTGGGTAATGATTTATCCTCAGCTGAATTGAGCTTTTTGCACGATCAAATCATCGCGCAGCGTATCAGCAATCAGCACGCATCAACACAAAAGCATAATCATCACAATGAGTTATCTGAATATATCTTAAATTATATCAACGAGTTGTATAACTATGATTTGCGGAGTGATGAAAAGCTAAAGAAAGATCTGAATACCCATCTTTCTGCTTTAATGACTCGCCTTCAATACCATATTTCTACCCCAAACCCGCTGCTTTCAGACATCAAACAGTATTATCCATTTGCCTATGATGTCACATTAAGCGCCTTAACCAGCGCCAGTAAGCAGCTACTTCCACATCCCATTAATGAAGATGAACTGGGTTACTTAGCAGTGCACATTGGGGTTAGCCTTGAACGAAATTATGGGGCAGGCTCCGCACGCCAAACGGAAGTGTTAGTGGTCACGGATGCGGGTAACTCCACCTTTCGTGTGGTGGAATCCAAAATTATGCGTGAATTTCCACAGCTCAAATTTAGCCGCGGGTTAACACTGCAAGAGTATGAATCGTTAGATGAAGTCGCAGAAGACTTTGTGATCACCACCGTACGGATCTCTGAGAAAAATAAACCAGTTATTAAAATTGCACCCTTCCCAACCCCCTACCAGCTCGAACAAGTGGGTCGCTTAGCGATGGTGGATCAGACTCGTCCCTATATTATTGAGCGCTTCTTCGATGAGCGTTTTTTTATGGTTATCAATGAAAAAATTAGCCAAGAGACGCTGTTTAAAACCGTCTGCCAGAAACTGCAATTAGAAGGCTATGTCACCGCAGATTTTTACCCGTCCCTACAAGAGCGGGAATCGATTGTCTCGACATTGCTGGGTGAAGGGATCGCCCTTCCTCACTCCTTGGGGTTACTTGCCAATAAAACTATTGTGACAACTATCCTTGCCCCGCAAGGCATCGAGTGGAACAAAGAAACCAAAGAGAACGCCTATGTGATTTTTTTATTGGCAATCAGCAAAACTGACTATGAAGAAGCCATGGCGATTTATGATTTGTTTGTCACCTTCGTCAAAGAGAAAACCACCCGCCGCCTAGTGAATGTCAAAAATTTCAATGAATTCCAAGCAATTGCTAAAGATAGTCTCGCGCGAATTTTATAG
- the dagF gene encoding 2-dehydro-3-deoxy-phosphogluconate aldolase, whose protein sequence is MKLSPNFYHDRVCLNVLAGSHQNAKDIYAAAESFVVVGVLSKNYPDLESAIADMKVYAKEVDNALSVGLGAGDPKQSTMVSLISKEVQPQHVNQVFTGAPISRALLGQNETFVNALISPTGTVGMVKISTGPLSAQAPDGIVPIETAIMMLKDMGADSVKFFNMQGLKYIEEYKAIAEACAKFDFSLEPTGGIDLENFAEILQIALDAGVKKIIPHIYSSIIDQATGDTRPEDVRQLLNMVKKAVN, encoded by the coding sequence ATGAAGTTGTCACCAAATTTTTACCATGATCGTGTGTGCCTGAACGTTCTAGCAGGGAGCCATCAAAACGCAAAAGATATTTATGCCGCGGCGGAGAGTTTTGTGGTGGTTGGGGTGTTATCTAAAAATTATCCTGACCTTGAAAGTGCCATTGCGGATATGAAGGTGTACGCCAAGGAAGTGGATAATGCGCTGTCTGTCGGTTTAGGTGCCGGCGACCCTAAGCAGTCCACCATGGTGTCTCTGATTTCGAAAGAAGTTCAACCTCAGCATGTGAATCAAGTGTTTACGGGCGCACCGATTAGCCGCGCGCTACTAGGTCAGAATGAAACGTTTGTGAATGCGTTGATTTCCCCAACGGGTACGGTGGGCATGGTGAAAATTTCAACAGGCCCATTAAGCGCTCAAGCCCCTGATGGTATCGTGCCGATTGAAACCGCCATTATGATGCTCAAAGATATGGGCGCAGATTCTGTGAAGTTCTTTAATATGCAGGGCTTGAAGTACATTGAGGAATATAAAGCTATCGCAGAAGCTTGCGCGAAGTTTGATTTTTCTTTAGAGCCAACGGGCGGTATTGATTTAGAAAATTTCGCCGAGATTTTGCAAATCGCCCTCGACGCTGGCGTGAAGAAAATCATCCCACATATTTACAGTTCTATTATTGATCAAGCCACTGGAGATACCCGCCCAGAGGATGTCCGCCAATTGCTAAACATGGTTAAAAAAGCGGTAAATTGA
- a CDS encoding SFCGS family glycine-rich protein has product MKQIVIVIGDRLGKGQKVAAGVEAAGGKAIVVPGVAADMKLGDVMNQEQADLGISFCGSGGAGAITAQTKYGYKARYGMRSIEEGETAIAEGCNVLGFGFMDKEELGERLVKAFNKKYGNA; this is encoded by the coding sequence ATGAAACAGATAGTTATTGTTATCGGCGATCGTTTAGGTAAAGGGCAAAAAGTGGCTGCGGGCGTTGAAGCTGCTGGCGGAAAAGCCATTGTTGTTCCTGGTGTCGCTGCTGACATGAAACTGGGGGATGTGATGAACCAAGAACAAGCTGATCTTGGTATTTCATTCTGTGGTAGCGGTGGTGCAGGCGCCATTACAGCTCAAACCAAATATGGCTACAAAGCGCGTTATGGGATGCGTTCGATTGAAGAGGGAGAAACCGCCATTGCTGAAGGTTGCAATGTTTTAGGTTTCGGATTTATGGACAAGGAAGAGTTAGGCGAGCGCTTAGTTAAAGCTTTTAATAAAAAATACGGCAACGCTTAA
- a CDS encoding DUF4311 domain-containing protein: protein MSETASFLEILGMSLIIGGLCGFGLGAGAARMFHAPTVQGMGAFRTLGELNACEGDPASHFSFGLGFFFNAWASSVAAGAFTQDVDHRIIPNWGAAALLTKNRSVADTLHNPKKMAIACAIIGALVVAFLNTTASAVPAALQTTAINVLVPAANLLVNTVMPVIFWLAAMDAGRRSGFWATLFGGCAQLIMGNAIPGLVLGILIGKGVDDNGWNRITRTMMITVILLFVLSGFFREFDLKMITSFNLDKPLWLEYVHGLLSGK, encoded by the coding sequence ATGAGTGAAACTGCATCTTTCTTAGAAATATTGGGCATGTCCCTCATTATCGGCGGTCTCTGCGGCTTTGGTTTAGGCGCAGGGGCAGCACGTATGTTCCACGCGCCAACCGTTCAAGGTATGGGAGCATTCCGTACCCTTGGTGAGTTAAACGCCTGTGAGGGCGACCCCGCATCACACTTCTCATTCGGCTTAGGATTCTTCTTCAACGCATGGGCATCATCAGTCGCTGCGGGTGCCTTTACCCAAGACGTTGACCACCGCATCATCCCTAACTGGGGTGCTGCTGCTCTATTAACTAAAAACCGCAGTGTGGCAGATACCCTGCATAACCCGAAAAAAATGGCGATTGCCTGTGCCATTATCGGGGCATTGGTGGTCGCCTTCTTAAATACCACGGCGTCCGCAGTACCAGCCGCGCTGCAAACCACCGCTATTAACGTGCTGGTTCCGGCAGCTAACTTACTGGTTAACACCGTGATGCCCGTCATTTTCTGGCTAGCCGCGATGGATGCTGGTCGTCGTTCCGGTTTCTGGGCAACCTTATTTGGTGGTTGCGCACAATTAATCATGGGTAACGCTATCCCAGGTTTAGTGTTAGGGATCTTGATTGGTAAAGGCGTGGATGACAATGGCTGGAACCGCATCACTCGTACCATGATGATCACCGTTATTCTGCTGTTCGTTCTCAGTGGCTTCTTCCGCGAATTTGACCTGAAGATGATCACCTCTTTCAACTTAGACAAACCACTGTGGCTTGAATATGTCCACGGACTGCTGAGCGGGAAATAA